In Heteronotia binoei isolate CCM8104 ecotype False Entrance Well chromosome 21, APGP_CSIRO_Hbin_v1, whole genome shotgun sequence, the DNA window TAATGAAAGATGTGTGCTTGTTCTGGAACAAAATTGGCACTGAACTCGAATTCTGTTCTGtcacttcaaaccaacacggatATCCCCTGAATCTATAAATGTTCCTATTAGCTCTATGATTTTAATTAGAAGAAAACTaatgtgttgatttttttttaagtatggaTGGAAAGCCCATAATCAAACATGACATTTCTTTTCTCAGCTGacttaatttttgttttgtgtgaGATCACACCGCTTTGATATTGCCATGTGTATGTGATAACTATTTTGTGGAGTTACACAAATTAAGGGTGATAGACAAGCAGGCCATATCATTACAGCCAGAGGGACATCCTGGTCACACTACTATAACTCAATATTCTCTAAACGAGGGGTAGGGGGAAGATGATTAGTAGCACTtatagctagatttgagtccagtggctccttagGACCAGCAaggctttttggggggtggggtgggggtaatAAGgctaagagtcaaagctccctttttcCGGTTCCAGCTGTtatactgcagaccaacatggcagcTGCCTCCTGAAACTACTAGCATTTATGTAGCACTTCCAACatgttcaaagcacttcacataaaaatatttttctaaGATGGGAGGTTGTTAGGCAGAGAGCATTCAGCTTGGCAGGGGTGAGAACAGAACTCCTAGTTCACAGCTCCATGCACTAGTTCTCAGGAGGAAACATGATCAGATACAAGTGCATGAGATGTGGCAATTGATGAGAAGTAAAAGTGCTAATAAACAGTGCAGATCAAAACTACAGAGACTGTAACGAGAATGCCCTGTTGTTTTTCCATACTTCAGGGTAGCTAAGAAAACATGCCAAGAAGAGAAAACCCTGTTTTGATTGATACCCATGTAGTTCTCAGGAGATGCTGTACTGCTACATTTGCCGTCCAGGCTTTTGCCCTTGTTAACAACTCACTTGTGTCTGCTGCGTTATCCATACTGAGACTAGAAACATAGCAAAACCTGCTCATGGACAACAGCTGAGCCTAGAAATGTTGATGCTCGTGGCATTATATAAGGCCAAGCCAAAGATTCTAGATCCAACCCAGACATGTGGCAGACAACATGGAAACATCAAGAGTTTGTAGTAGGTGAGGTTCATGATCTTGAATTTTGTATGGCAGCTAAAACCAACCCAAGGCTATATACATTTCCTTGGAAATGAGTCCAGAGaaacttactcccaagaaagtgtgtATAGAATTGTGGCATTATTATCTTATAGGAACTGCCAATACACACAAGCctgaagggatgggcatgaacgaGGAAAATGGTTTATTTTGTGGCTCAATCACAAACTGAAGTGGTTTATGGCTTTGCAAACCCTGTTGCAAGGGACCTCAGTCTTTTTAAACAGGGTTTGCAaaaagcccaaaaaacagctgagtgacagGGAGCAGCATTCaactgtttcaggctgtcttgtgccgtctctttaaagtTTACAAGGACTTCAAAACAGCAAAATGTTGCGCAGCAGGGAGACACTTCCCTCTGCACAGCTGTTTtgagctgtcttctgcagtcccttaaaACTTCAAAGCTGAAACAGCTGTGCAGTGCAGAgtactgctcagctgtttttgcggCTCTTGCTGGGAACAGAAAGCGAGGTTTAAAGAGACTTCATTTAAACCCCCActttctgttccctgtgaaaaccacaaaaacagctgagcggtGCTTCCTGCTGCTTAGGCTGTTTCGGggtgtcttctgcagtccctttaaacagatTGCATAAGACAATGTGAAAAACAGCTGCATACCTCCCTCACCATGCAACTGTTATTCAGACTGTCTCCTGCaatccttttaaagtttaaagcaaCTGCAGGAAACAGGTAAGCAGCAGGGTGCGCTGCTCAGCCATTTTTGTAGTGTTTGTGGGAACAGAAATTAAGGTTTTAAAAGGATTTGGAGTCCCTTTAACCCCCCACTTTTTGCTCCATCCACGAACCACCATGAACCACTCTAAAAGTTCATGGAGAACTTCTGTTTGTGAGCCACAAACAGCATAATTTGTCACAAATTctgctttgtggtttggttcatggccaTCCCTACAAGCCTGCCTCCAGCTGTATTCCCAGTGTCACTCCCTCAAATGGAAACAAATATGTCTACATTTACCACAGGAGATTAATGAGATCATGAGCTGAAGAGCACTTGGGAAAGGGATGTGTGCTGAGCTGTTATCACAGTTTGTTTTGACTTTTTACCTCATAGCCACGAGTCTTGGCCCTGCACCATTCCAGCAACATGTTCTTCACACTGTTTGCACCTCCCATCCTTCTGATATTGGGAGCAGGACCACTTGCTGCCCTTTTGGAAGGAAAATTGGGGGTTGTGGAGGGAAatgatgagaaagagaaggatatGGGAAGATCAAAAGAAAGGATGAGGTTGATAGCTAACAAAAATGAAAAAACCCAATGCGTATTTCTCTGAATATCACATGATCACAAATTCTGAATTACTGTACTTGATTCATTTATCCTTCTATAATGGCCAGAAGTGTGAAAACAGTTCCGTTTAATTAGGATCTGTACCCATTTATCCTGATTCCGATCTGTTCACTAGACTTTACAAGAGACTGTTGTTATCTTTAATACACATCAGcctcagtgttctctctaaactgacttagtgtgaactagctcacagattttaagcttccagctcacacatttttgtcttagctcaggaaggatgaacccagatcacactaatttatgcagtaactcacaactttaatgccagttgctcacaaagtagaatttttgctcacaagactttgcagcttagacggaacattgATCAGTCTATATATATACAAAGGCACCTTTTAACGCGGCAGTTAGACTGCATAACCCTCTAAAACTAACAATCTAAAAGGGATTCACATATGTCTGTGCAGAAATGTCTGATTTAATGAAACAAAACAATTTCTTGTTTTGCTAGTCATGTTAAGTCTGTTGCAGTCAAAGCAATAATCCTGTGACATTTTACTGTGGCAACAGTTTTCATAGCCAGAGCTGAATTCTGTTATTGTTGTCACTAACACTCCATTTTGGTTGCTGGCTCTGAGAGCAGGTCTTCTGTGTATCACATGGAACCCAAAAAATAATTTTTGGTCCATTACCAAAACAAAGGTTGGAGGCCAACAGAAGAAAAGCAGCATCAGTCGTCACCTCATACAGATCTAATCATGCTTATTGGTGGCAATGGTAGCCTCAGAAAGAAACAACCCTCTCTCTTTGTCTAGCCCCAGATCATTAACCAGGGCCTCTCAGTAATTATCCTACTGCACTGAAATTCTTTCTGACAGAACTAGATTCACATTAACATTCTTGGCTAAAAACTTTTCATTCATACCGATCAGCTAGAACCTCCTCCAAAATCCTAGTTTAATGAGATAATTAATACTGCCTCCAATATACCTTCCCTATCCTGAGAATTCCACTCTTTCTTTTATTTGGAAATGTTCCCAGGCTACAAGAACTGCCTCTCTCACCTTTGAAAATCAGGGAACATATCAGCCTGgattcctctcccctttcctctccccttGTGAGGGGGGCGGGGACTTCAAACCCTATAACAGGCCAAAATCTATGCTGAAGTTTATGTTTTTGATGGTGTCACCCTCATGGGGTGGTACAAAACTTGCCTGTTGTTAGCTCACAACATACAAAGACACTGCTGGGTCCCAAGACAATGTTCAGCCTTGCTGCACTTTCCCTTTTGGAGTTATCTTTGAGATTATTGGCTGTCCAGATGTTTGTGACCCCTGAGTGAGGATATGGATCTCTACCTGGAGCCTGAATGGTTAGGTAGTGATAAGCCCTCTACTTCACCCTCTTGCCCTACTTCTTTTGGCCTCACGCCTTCTCCTTCTTAAGTGGTACATGTTGTTGCACTGTGCAAGTGTGTCTTTCTGTAATACAAATTTCTTGATATGGTCATCTTAGGATTTGGTACCGCTGCAAGCCACATTTTATCACAACTTCTTAAGTGTATTCCTCTGATTTCACCACACTcgtgttctttgtctttttagtAACTTCCTTGTTCCTTTATCAAAGATCTCTTGATCACTTCTTGTGTTGGTTTTTTCTCATTCTTTTAAAGTGGGTGTTAGAGGTTAGCTCAGTAGCTCTTTGCAGTGAGAGGTTTTCTTCTTTACACTCTGACCATGCTAGTGTGAAGCTGGGGCCAAAGGGGAAAGGAAGTCCACTCCAATGGACACTTCTCTGTACATGTGTCTTCCTGACCACATACAGTAATAGCATTTGATGAAATGGGCTCTGGGTCATGAAAGCTTTTGCCTAATAAAATAATGAAGGTTATCATTCTGTGCGCCTTCTTTGGGACAAATCTCACTGAATTTATATGTACATGGAATTCAGCTGTTAAGTCTGCCCCTAAAAATGCAAACAACTTAGTGATCATGAGTGGAAGAAGCATGTTTACACCACAAAGAAGGTGCAAAGCTCATGGAAGCAATAAATACCATGCTGTAGACACAAGCTCACCCTCCAAACTTCTCTACAATGGCTTTGCGCGACTGCACTCTGGGTGGCATACGTGGCCTGGTTAGTTCCCGTCGGTCAAATGCAGGCCTTGTCTTTTTCTCcttggcagtggctgcccccTCAGCAGCAGGGCGCTGCTCTTGATCCCCACTTGAAGTGGCTTCAGTGCTGGGAACCCAAAGCAAATCAAACAGAGGTTGGACAAGGGGAGACAACAGGATAAATCTGAGCTCAGTTTCTTAATACAGTGGGTCTCAAAATGCAAGGAGCAGAGGCAGATATCATTGGTAAGAAAGGTGAAAGTCCCTTCCTGATCACGTCCCCATCATTTTGGTTGTTTGCCAGAACCAGGTATACTCTACTGTTGTAGATGTTTTTTCTATGGTCCTGTTTCCAACTTGTGCCCAGGTCAAGAGTGAGCTTTGTCTGTCTATTTTTCTTAGTTTTGACTGAAAGTTTTCCAATTTAAACAGAAACAATTTAAACCAACTATGGTAATTATTATGTTGTTACTGGGTAATACTTTGGGACTTGTTACTGATATAAACTCTTAGCCTGAAACTAGAATGAAACATGTAACTAGTTACTGCTCATATTTTTAACCTCCGCAATTACTACTGAGTTTTGCAGTGTCTCTacatccctccttccctcccatgcCAGAGTTCCTCCCAGAGACTCACTTGGTAGTTTGCCCAGTAGCAGTTTCTGCAGCTGTTGTGTTTGAAGTGGTGCCACCTAGAGGATATTGCACAAATACATTGAAATTAAGGCTGCTTTCCACGCTATAACTCTTTTGCATTGCTGAAGGGTTCGTTTTCTCAAATCAGAGTTGAAACAGAGCACTTACTATGCAGGCTGTCTTTCCCACTAAAATCTggcaatgcccatcctgctgggCAAGATCTTATAATATTTACCTGGAAGTAAATCAAGCTTTATTCTGCAAAAATCCTAGTTTACCCTGCAGTTGTCCCTTTAATTTTTATTAGCCTTGTTTGCTTCATCATGTAGCTGTGAGTACTTCGGCCTCCAAtttttaattaatattaattaattcatGCCCTGAGCTTggtagcccaggctggcctgatcttatcagatcttggaagctaggcaggatcaggttgctacacagagactggtgttcctctcttgccttgaagaccttacacatttgccataaatcagctgtaacctgatggcactttccatcaccatcaGTTAATTCGTGATGGCCCATGGCATGCCTGTGTGGACCCTTAATTTCTTTTCTGGAAGGGAggtttttaattattgtgttttcCCTTTGCACACAAAGTAATGTTTAATTTCCCAGGATTGTAATTTCATAACTGTGCTGCTAAAATAAAGGTAATAATCATTTGGCttcaaattaaaaaacaaacaaacagtaatcactccctctccccctcccctaaaCCTGATTAAGAATTCACTCAGGAAATCTGTTCAAGCGAACAGGAACTATTTAATCACTCTGAAAAACTGAAACTAATTTAAAACAGGAAGCAAATGTTAAGGGAGACTTCAATGGCACAATAGACAGGCTAGTACAAAACCTGAGTTTTATGTGAAATAAGTTGTCACAAAGCAGGGGAAAATGTGGGAAAACAACAAAAATTGCTGGAATGCAATGATTCTAGATCCTCTATAAAATTGAATGAATGTTATGCAAAGCCCTTCATTgccttggaccctcatatctgcaggacttcactaaataatgcattttacatcaggatttttactgtgtaagaatagcaaaaatccagatgtaaaacacattatttagtgtagtgtgaatataTGTCTCCCCCTGTGCTCTACCATGACTGCTTCACttatctgagcagggccttctgcagttgccaacctgcaaatggggcAAAATCAGCAACTGCATTTTGTGttgtgcttcccccccacccctgcaccttgtggaatggcctcccTTTCCAATGGACTAGTGGAAAGGTTGTTGTGGGGCTGGGTTGTTCTTGGCTTCTTTTGTGGTCTTCTGCTTGCCAGCCTAGGATGGAAGGTCTGTATTCTGCACCCAGCATCCctgacataatgatgtcacttctaggcaATGTCATCATTTTGAGGACGTCATGCATGATGTCCCACCCACCCTCAGAACGCCCCCCAATCCCCTTGCTGCAACAAcatggggacctggcaactcttatGTTCCATTGTTTATTAAATGTCCTGTCTTGTCTGTTGTATTGATTCATCCTGTGTAATCTGCCTGTAGTCCCAGAGTGAAAGGCGGATTACAATAAATATTAcagatcttaaaaaaaaacaccctagtATGGAAGCCATTTAAGTAAGAAATGATATCTATCTTGATCTTTTCTATCATTATTCTCAGAAATGGCAAGGCCCTTGTCTCCCTCAGCTTTATTTAGGGAAATGTGAGTGAAGGCCTTGAGAAAGTTCCAGTGGAGAGGAGCATGAAGAAGCACTGTCTCCTGAACACTGGCTAGAACACTTTGAAGGCATCACTTGCGCGGTTTTAGTTCCAGGATAAgaaggagggggtttttttgggggggggggggtgaaattgAAAGCTGTGATCCTCAAGATTCTGTGCTTGTTGCCAGATGCCACACTTGCTGGCATTCCATGTAATCAGTCAAGAATATCAGCTCTGACTATGAGCTCATGTAATTTGTTCTACCAACGATTACGTTCTTAAGGTGTTGGGTTACATTTTCCTCACCTTCCTCCAAGCTTTTGAATCCTGTGGGGCTTTCTGGGCCCTCATCAGGAGAGCTTGCGGAGACTTCTGGCCAGTACTCTTCTTCATCCTCTGGTTCTGGTGAGAGAGGTTCATTTGAAGTGCTGCCTGTTCGGCCCTGTGCATGTGAAATGGAAAGAACCAAACCACATTAATTGTGTTCATACATTGCAGGGAGTGGCGTTCATTCTTGGCCTGTTGACCAGTGGTTTCCAGAGCATGTCTATGCTCTGACCTGAGGTCTCAAAGTTTCCCAGAAATAATTTGGACCCTAGTATCTGAGTTCTTATGATACACAGGCAATGTTAATGCGTTTACAAAGGAACCACTTACAtgtgaaggaaacagaaatatgaGTCACGTATGTTTACAGAACTGCACAGGAATAAGCTCCCTCATGCAACAtttccattctgctctatgaCTTGTAGAATAACAGCTCCTCCTGTCAAATTAAAGGCAGGGAGCTCTGAACGCATGTGTGGGTTTGTGTACAatacaggaaaaagaaaaagcatataAAAGCTAAGTATGTGAAATAAACCAGGGAACAAGATGCATATGACTGAAGTGTATATggttttgtctgtctgcctgtagattttttaaaaatagttatgTATCCTGGGCAAGTCTGAAACAAAGGcacagggaagggagggacagtggctcagtggtagagcatctgcttgggaagcagaaggtcccaggttcaatccctggcatctccaaaaaagggtccaggcaaataggtgtgaaaaacctcagcttgagaccctggagagccgctgccagtctgagaagacaatactgactttgatggaccaagggtctgattcagtagaaggcagcttcatatgttcaaggggaAGCAAAATTGTAGTTCATATATGGGAAGCATTAAGGGATGACACTCAGGAAAAAGAAGTGGAAGCGGGTATTCTGATTATAACTAGAAATACACAGGGTCCCCACCTCGCTATGGGGGATGCTGGAATTATGTTCCAAGATGCCaggtttttcttctttctcctgcaCTTCTAGGTTTCTATCAATTTCTTCCTTGGGCTCTGCTCCAGATACAACCACCTTATCTTCAATCACTGCCTGGTCTTCTTGGCTTGTTTCCCTTGCTGCCTTCACTTTCTCTGTAATTCCAGCTGTCTGTACCTCCTCATCACCCAAAGCTTTTTCTGCTGCCTGGTTTTCTTTCTTGGTATCATACCCAGCAGCCTCAGCTTTCCCAGCCTCACCCTCTCCCTTAGCTATATTTCCTGCAGGCTCTGTCTCCCTTGCCTCTCCTGCAGCCTCATCTCCAGAAGCCTCTACTTTCCCTGTCTCATGCTCTCCCTCAGACTCATTCCCAGCAGCCTCTACTGTCCCTGCCTCACTCTCTCCCTTAGTCTCTGTCTGAGCCCCCTCTGAGTCTTTGTTCTGCCCTGGGTCATTGCTGTTGTGGACTTCCTCCTGTTTTTTGGTGCCTTCAGCGTCCATGATGCCACGCGCCTCTACTGTTTCAGTGGAAGATGAAGCAGGTAGCCTCTTTGAGTTCTGAAAGATACAGTGCAAGGAATAAAATGCGGACATCAGATTGTTAAAAGCCTCCAGTCCTTCATGCAAATGATAATTGGTGTTGCCAGATTCATGTGTAACACTTTATTTCTCTGCACAATTACTGCACACTTAGTAACACAAATGACTGTAGGAACTGCTTAAATGAATTGAATGTATAAACTGAAAAGTATTGTATTTGATTTGTAACACTAAAGATTTAGATGTGGTGTTAGTTAAATGATGGTATTCACACAGGAAAGCCATCAATTAATATGGCAGTCATCAAAAGATGTATATGCATGTATGAACTGAGCCATGAGCTTTCGAAAGACAGGGAGTTCCTTCATTAAGGGTTCTATGATGGACTCATAAACACTGTCATATCTTGAAAACCCACTGACTTTGCCCGTTTCTTACTTGCTTTCAACATACTACACACTATTGTCTGTAGCCAAGCTAAGCTAGCCACATTTGATCAAATTTCTTGGACAGGGAACAGGATTTACATAAGGTATTTTAGGGGCTACAGTATCCACCCAGTGCAGAAAcagtaaataaaatataataataataaatgtagcCAGTCaatttttatgtatgattttcaAATCTGATTATTGGAACTGTGAACAaacaagacagatttttttttacaaacctgagaaaaactCTAGGTTTGCAAAAAAAGCAAATTATAGAGACATCTGTACCTTTAAGTAACAAAGATCCTCTATAGTTTAGTGGCCATTGTGGAAGTTGTTAGGCAACTACAACAGTATCACCAACCTTCAAGCTTTGGTTTCTGTATgtaaaaggcagggagagggagcagGGCCCCTCTAAGGCCTGTACTGGTctttgaaggaagaagaagattttggatttatatcccaccctatactctgaatttcaaagtctcagagcggtcacaatcttctctaccttccccccacacacacacacacaacaaacaccctgtgaggtaggtggggctgagagtgcttttatagcagctgccctttcaaggacagcttctttgaaagctatggctgacccaaggccatctcagcaggtgcaagtggaggagtgggcaatcaaacccagttctcccagataagagtccgcgcacttatccactataccaaactggctctcaggaaagcTGCAAGTTAATTTGGTATAGGTTAGAATGTcatactaggatctggaagacccagggttGAATGcttattctgccatggaagctcactgggtgactttgggtcagtaaTACACTTTTAGTCTAGCCTACTaaacaaggttgttgtgaggataaaatggagtataattgcataagctgctttggttcttcattgtggagaaaggtggggtataaatgaagcaaataacaaATGTGGCTGAAAAGGgggagcagataaaaggtaggttggtggacaggaatgagagaaagaagcagagaaaggtgaggatatggggaTTCCCAGGAGGAAGAAATAGTGTTAGGAGGAGGATATGGGGAAAGGAAGGtgtcccctgcaagtccttgcagcaTCCCTACTGCACAACTGACCCCTTGGCCCAAACTGCCCAGAGTTTTCCCAGAGAAAGGCTGCcatgggaggaaaggaggaaaacagaggggcagataaaggtgggTTGGCTCATGGATGGGAAGGtcaaaaggaagcagaaaaaaaggctgggggggggctttcagggaagaatTGAGAGGGGGAAATACAATGCCCCCAACAAGTTATTGTGGGTCCCCCAGATGTGTTTGTATTCCTAATAAGGACTTACtacatgcatctgacaaaggggGTTCTAGTACAGAAAGGAATAAatatttgttaatctttaagaggCCACAAAGTTCTATCCTAAAAGTGGGTCTGTTTCTTAAGGGAAAAAGATAACAGGGATGCCCTCTACAGGCTGTATGCTGTAATCATATTAATAAAAGTTACTGTAGGATCAAACTGAAGGCCTTATTCTGTTGTAAAAATAAAGTAATATACAGCAAAGTCTGTGAGAAGACCCTCCTCTCTGCACTGGGCTGCTTTCAGGGTTTTAATTTTTTCTGCCACTCAGACCATGGTGTGTCCGTACCTCCCCAAAATATCAGAGCAGTGCTAAACTGTTCACCTGGAAGGAAATTTAGAATATATGAGAATTTTAGATTAAGTTTAAGAAACTAGATAACTTTTTGTTTAAGGGTCTCCTGGGAGGTGAGGCTGCTTTTGAGGTTGTCGAACTGTGTGTTTGAATACTGGCAAAGGAAACAACAAGTGTCTTACTCTGGATATGCG includes these proteins:
- the SMTNL1 gene encoding smoothelin-like protein 1 — protein: MDAEGTKKQEEVHNSNDPGQNKDSEGAQTETKGESEAGTVEAAGNESEGEHETGKVEASGDEAAGEARETEPAGNIAKGEGEAGKAEAAGYDTKKENQAAEKALGDEEVQTAGITEKVKAARETSQEDQAVIEDKVVVSGAEPKEEIDRNLEVQEKEEKPGILEHNSSIPHSEGRTGSTSNEPLSPEPEDEEEYWPEVSASSPDEGPESPTGFKSLEEGGTTSNTTAAETATGQTTNTEATSSGDQEQRPAAEGAATAKEKKTRPAFDRRELTRPRMPPRVQSRKAIVEKFGGAASGPAPNIRRMGGANSVKNMLLEWCRAKTRGYENVDVQNFSSSWSSGMAFCALIHKFFPDSFDYSALDPAKRRENFVLAFSTAEKLADCAPLLDVEDMVHMSVPDAKCIYTYIQELYRSLVQKGLVKTKKQ